From the genome of Triticum aestivum cultivar Chinese Spring chromosome 1A, IWGSC CS RefSeq v2.1, whole genome shotgun sequence:
gcccgccgccaccgcggcccttGCCGGTGGCAGTGGTGGCTGGGGGTGAAAGAGCGGGGAGGGGTTGGTGGCCCGGGATCGGGGGGCCCTGGCGACGCGAGGGGGAGGGGGGCCGTCGGGGTGAGGAGGCGGCGGCATGAGATGAGATGCGAGGTCGTGGACCTATTTAGAATTTGTTGGCATTCCGTATACGAAAACTTCAATTAATTTAGAAGGGGATGGAGTATACATGTAGATATTGCGCGTTCGTGGACCTATTTAGAATTTGTTGGCATTCCGTATTCGAAAAAGGTTTTGAGCCCAACGCAAACGAAAGAATGCGGCTTTGATTGCTTGAATCGAGTCCGATCGGATGGACCACACACACTGCTACGTTGCCAAGGAAGACCTTTCTTCAAGTCTTTGTTCCTAAgtggcacgcgcgcgcgcgcacgagCTTGTCTGCGGCGGCGGGCGGGCAACCCACTCACCATCGCCGAACCTTCTCAGCACGAAGCTCACCGGGAAGCCGCCCAAAATCCCCAAGAGCTCACGGCCAGCGCCTCTCCTCCTAGTACAAATCCACCCGCCAAATCCACTCCCCAACCCAATCCATGCAGCAGCAGAGCAGCGGCGATTTAGGGGGTCTTATAAATACGAAGCGCTCTCGCCGGTGCCAAACACAGTCATGGCGGCAGTCGGAGCGGCACCACTGCTCTTCCAACAGCAGGCGCAGGCGGTGGGCGACGGCTGCTACTTCTCTTTCATGTCCTCCTACTTCTCCCACGGGGAAGTCAGCTCGAACGCCTCCAGCCCGGCGTCCAGCTTCTCCGCCGCGCTCGGCGCCACGCCGCCCGCTGCACCGGCGATCGCCGCCGACCCTGCGGAGCAGTTCGACATCTCCGAGTACCTCTTCGACGAGGGCGTGTTCTCGGAGTCGCTCCCGCCCGTCATCTCCGTGCCAGCCGTTGGCGTGGCTGCtgcaagttcggcgtccgcggtgACTGCGAGGAGCGCCGAGTCGGTGGAGCGGCCGCGGACGGAGCGCATCGCGTTCCGGACTCGGTCGGAGATCGAGATCCTCGACGACGGCTACAAGTGGCGCAAGTACGGCAAGAAGTCCGTCAAGAACAGCCCCAACCCAAGAAACTACTACCGGTGCTCGACGGAAGGGTGCAGCGTGAAGAAGCGGGTGGAGCGGGACCGGGACGACCCGGCGTACGTGGTGACCACGTACGAGGGCACGCACAGCCACGTCAGCCCCAGCACCGTCTACTACGCCAGCCAGGACGCCGCCTCCGGCCGCTTCTTCGTCGCCGGCACGCACCCGCCGCCAGGCTCACTGAACTAGCTCGTGCTTCGCAAACCCCGCATCAATGGTGTACGCCGCTCCAAGCTCGAGGACGACAACCGGACAGGAGTTTGGCCAAGCACATACTAATATTCTTCTGCATGTGCTGCCCGGACGGTCGACATCGTTCATCCCAACTGAAAAAGCCGGAGCCATGTGGAACATGATTGAGAAAACAAATGGTCCTCGTTGTGGAAGAAGATGCTCCGTGTATTGAGGATAGAAAATGATCTTCCATGAGGACTTCGAAACGTAAAAGGATTGAGGATAGAAAATGATCTTCCATGAGGAAGATCAGATGCTCCACTATACTAACAATGTAAAAACAATGTCAGCTGGATGGCCTATGAAGGGGAACATGATTCATATGATGGCAAATGATATTTGATCGGGAAAAAAATATCACTGTACTAAGTAAACGTCCGTCTCTAAGGAAGCCATATGCAGGATAATAGCATCTACATCCGTGATGGGCAAATCCGGCCTATCAAACACCTGCGGACACGATCAGGCGTAACCGTGGATAATGACCGGTTACGCCTCAAATGAGCTACTCTGCATCCGAGTCTTTCATATTTCAACCCCTAGATCCATGCAATATGTACTACATACTACATACTATCCTAGCTAGCTTCGTCGTTGGAGATG
Proteins encoded in this window:
- the LOC123180147 gene encoding probable WRKY transcription factor 51, whose product is MAAVGAAPLLFQQQAQAVGDGCYFSFMSSYFSHGEVSSNASSPASSFSAALGATPPAAPAIAADPAEQFDISEYLFDEGVFSESLPPVISVPAVGVAAASSASAVTARSAESVERPRTERIAFRTRSEIEILDDGYKWRKYGKKSVKNSPNPRNYYRCSTEGCSVKKRVERDRDDPAYVVTTYEGTHSHVSPSTVYYASQDAASGRFFVAGTHPPPGSLN